A portion of the Salarias fasciatus chromosome 15, fSalaFa1.1, whole genome shotgun sequence genome contains these proteins:
- the LOC115402531 gene encoding N-lysine methyltransferase SMYD2-like: MTGSIEGLERFDCPGKGRGLRVTRPFRVGELLLSCPPFSHVLSVKERGCYCENCFTRKEGLAKCGKCKKAFYCNVKCQKADWAMHKLECSAMTAFGENWCPSEMTRLVARILAKKKTQKESCASEKILLIGDIQSHVEDEDNEQKQNREADIAALHRFYSKHLDLPEHKDLQTLLSQVACNGFTIEDDELSHMGTAVYPDVALINHSCLPSVIVTYNGTSAEVRAVQDMKPGDEVLISYIDLLYPTDDRNHRLRESYFFTCNCQECKSKSKDKAKLKVRKRSDPIEPDDISNMTRYARKTIREFRACKHIKTPSELLEMCEQSLEQMGSVFADSNVFMLHMMYQAMGVCLYLQDAEGAVSYGERIIKPYSQLYPPYSLNVSSMYLKLGRLYMSLEKHSAGVRALKKAMAIMEVAHGKDHLYLKELRKEITQK, from the exons ATGACCGGCAGCATCGAGGGTCTGGAGAGGTTCGACTGTCCCGGAAAGGGACGAGGCCTCCGGGTCACCCGGCCCTTCCGGGtgggggagctgctgctgtcctgcccGCCGTTCTCGCACGTGCTGTCGGTGAAGGAGCGCGGCTGCTACTGCGAGAACTGCTTCACCAG GAAGGAGGGTTTGGCAAAATGTGGGAAGTGCAAGAAAGCTTTCTACTGCAACGTGAAATGTCAG aaagCGGACTGGGCCATGCACAAACTGGAGTGTTCAGCAATGACGGCGTTTGGAGAGAACTGGTGTCCGTCGGAGATGACCCGCCTGGTGGCCCGGATCCTCGCCAAGAag aaaacGCAGAAAGAAAGCTGTGCCTCTGAGAAGATCCTGCTCATAGGAGACATTCAGTCGC ATGTGGAGGATGAAGAtaatgagcaaaaacaaaacagagaggCAGATATTGCTGCACTGCATCGCTTTTACTCCAAGCATTTGGATTTGCCTGAGCACAAAGACCTGCAAACTCTCCTCTCACAG GTCGCCTGTAATGGTTTCACAATAGAAGATGACGAACTGTCCCACATGGGCACTGCAGTCTACCCAGA TGTGGCACTAATAAACCACAGCTGTCTCCCCAGCGTCATAGTCACGTATAATGGGACTTCGGCCGAGGTTCGAGCCGTGCAGGACATGAAACCTGGAGATGAA GTGCTCATCAGTTACATAGACCTCCTTTATCCAACAGACGACCGCAACCACAGGCTGAGAGAGTCTTATTTCTTCACCTGCAATTGCCAGGAGTGTAAATCCAAGTCGAAA GATAAGGCCAAGTTAAAAGTCCGCAAGCGGAGCGACCCCATTGAGCCGGACGATATCAGCAACATGACGCGCTACGCCAGGAAGACGATCAGAGAGTTCCGAGCCTGCAAACACATCAAAA CTCCCAGCGAGCTGCTGGAGATGTGCGAACAGAGCCTGGAGCAGATGGGAAGTGTGTTCGCAGATTCCAATGTCTTCATGCTCCACATGATGTACCAGGCCATGGGGGTGTGTCTGTACCTGCAGGACGCTGAGGGCGCCGTCAGCTATGGCGAGAGGATCATCAAACCCTACAG CCAGCTGTATCCGCCCTACTCCTTGAACGTGTCCTCCATGTACCTGAAGCTGGGCAGGCTGTACATGAGCCTGGAGAAGCACTCGGCCGGTGTCAGGGCTCTCAAAAAG GCGATGGCTATAATGGAAGTGGCTCACGGGAAGGATCACCTCTACCTGAAAGAGCTGCGAAAGGAAATCACACAAAAATGA